AGGCGATGGGCACGTATGACACCATGGCTGTCCTCACCAGAGAACTGGTCCAGGGCGCTGCCCGTAGCGCCTTTGGCAGTGAGATAGTGACACTGGCCGACGGGAGCGAATATGACTTCTCAGGGGAATGGGACCAGATCCAGTTGTACCCCGCCGCGTCGGAGGCGATCGGTCGGACCATAAGCCCGGAGACATCACGTGAGGATCTGGTCCGAATCGCCGAGGAAATGGGTGAAGATATTCCGGATCACTACGGCAAAGGAAAAATCGCCGAGGTCATCTTTGAGGAGGCGGTTGGTCAGCACCTTTACCGGCCGACGTTTGTGCGTGATTTTCCGCAGGATTCGTCACCGCTGACCAGGTCGCACCGGACCGAACCGGGACTCGTCGAGAAATGGGATCTGTATGTTAGGGGCTTTGAGCTCGCGACGGCGTACTCGGAATTGACTGACCCGGTGGTCCAGCGTCAACGCTTCGAAGAGCAGGCGTTGGCTGCGGCAAAGGGTGACCCTGAAGCGATGACACTCGACGAGGATTTCCTAGAAGCGATGGACTATGGGATGCCTCCTGCCGGAGGAATGGGCATGGGGGTCGATCGCCTGCTAATGGCGCTCACGGGTGAGGGGATCAGAGAGACGGTTTTGTTCCCGCTGGTGAAGCGCCTTTAGGAGTCCGAGCGGCCGACAAGACGCAGACGGTGACGCAAGAGGTTGATGCTGTCTTCCGCGTCATCGAGGGAACTCACGGGACGACAGCCCTTAGTTTTCCATTCGAGGATCTTCTTCGGCTCATTCCTGGCAAGCAGTGCCCCACGATATAGCAGAACCGGTACGGGTTTTCGCGCTTCGGCAAGATCACGGAGCAGACGATACCAGGCGTTCTTATACGGGGACCGAGCGATACACAGGGCATCTGCTAACAGACCCTCTTCGAGCAGCGGAGCAACTAGCTCCGACGCGAAAATGCCCTCCGCAATAAAGAGTTGACTCGCGCCAAGGGATACGGCTCGGGTGCCAGTTCGGCGGTTCGTGGGGATGTCGTAGATGGGGATATCCGCCTGTCCCGCGGTGCATAGCTGGTACATGGCTGCCATCGCTTCGTTTGCGTTCCACGATCTGGGGTCGTCCCAATCAATCACCCCCTGCCTGAGCATGGGCATATCCGGGTCGTCCTCGTCCCGATAGAAGTGATCGAGGGAGATCGATAGCAATCCGACGCGTGAGGCAAGAGACGTTTTGCCGGAACCAGAGGGACCCGTAAGGATAATGACCTGTGCCATCGGTTTGCGTAGACCCTCGGGAAGGTTGAAGAGGCCGGGCTGAGTCTCACTCACAAAAACCGTTCCTCCAGGTTCATCCGTAGGTCCACTTGCCTATTAGAGGAAAGTGTATCGACTGAACGGTTCGATGGTTCCCGCGTTTGAGAAAAAGGTCGACGGAAGAGCTATCGAGACGTTTTATCTGAGGTTTGCGAGTGCACTCCTATAACTGACCGATCGGTCTACTTAAGGGTCAAAAGGCCCATGGAATGTGATATTGCTGGGTGAAAAGCCGGGACCAACGCCCCATCGTTGCCCTGTAGCGATCATCCTTTTAGAAGAACAATCGGATGGTAAAACAAAACATTGGAACCGCTCTGGCCGTGACAGCCAGTTCCTGACTGCTGAAGGCTTCCATTCCAAAGACTTTGGTCCGCTACTCTGTCGGCGTTCGTTGTACCTGGCCCCACTCGCTTCCAGGGCGCGGGTCCCTTGGTACATCGGTCGTCACGTTATTCGTGTGGCGGGTTCTACGATTGGGGGAGATGCAGGTGGCGCAGCAGGATACCTGGAGAGCGATCACCAGACATGTGTTTCAATCTGGCGAGGTGCCGT
The sequence above is a segment of the Actinomycetaceae bacterium MB13-C1-2 genome. Coding sequences within it:
- a CDS encoding ATP-binding protein, which codes for MSETQPGLFNLPEGLRKPMAQVIILTGPSGSGKTSLASRVGLLSISLDHFYRDEDDPDMPMLRQGVIDWDDPRSWNANEAMAAMYQLCTAGQADIPIYDIPTNRRTGTRAVSLGASQLFIAEGIFASELVAPLLEEGLLADALCIARSPYKNAWYRLLRDLAEARKPVPVLLYRGALLARNEPKKILEWKTKGCRPVSSLDDAEDSINLLRHRLRLVGRSDS